From a single Deinococcus humi genomic region:
- a CDS encoding thioesterase family protein, whose product MRPIPAGFVQTLTVTVTDEMTVDFGELGAVHPVYATYWMAKHFEEVGRKIILPFLEDGEGGIGSQVEVIHTGPALPGMAVTVTATFTEQAGRRVHATMRAVTELGDEIGHGSTTQFVLPQTRIDANFEALRARWAARVAGTGGS is encoded by the coding sequence ATGCGCCCCATTCCCGCAGGCTTCGTGCAAACCCTGACCGTGACCGTGACCGATGAGATGACGGTCGACTTCGGCGAACTCGGCGCCGTTCACCCGGTCTACGCGACGTACTGGATGGCCAAACACTTCGAGGAGGTGGGCCGCAAGATCATCCTGCCGTTTCTGGAAGACGGCGAGGGCGGCATCGGCTCGCAGGTGGAGGTAATCCACACCGGGCCGGCGCTGCCCGGCATGGCCGTGACCGTGACCGCCACGTTCACAGAACAGGCGGGACGCCGCGTCCACGCCACCATGCGTGCCGTGACCGAACTGGGCGACGAGATCGGCCACGGCAGCACCACCCAGTTCGTCCTGCCGCAGACCCGGATCGACGCCAATTTTGAGGCGTTGCGGGCGCGGTGGGCCGCCAGGGTGGCCGGGACGGGCGGAAGCTGA